One part of the Oncorhynchus clarkii lewisi isolate Uvic-CL-2024 chromosome 7, UVic_Ocla_1.0, whole genome shotgun sequence genome encodes these proteins:
- the LOC139412714 gene encoding zinc finger protein 135-like — MASVKLEDCSQTLELNVNIKDEEEEEKIRTTVSHGDHVETFSTSREQQQEDQRAKRSHLCPHCEEIFPFLSKLKIHLKTHTGEKPYSCSDCGKCFKTSRVLKRHQRTHTGEKPYSCSDCGKSFKSSNELKAHQRTHTGEKPYVCSNCGTSFSQLSHLKSHERIHTGEKPYVCSDCGVSFSRLGTLKTHQRIHTGEKPYSCTDCGKYFTTSTDLKVHQRTHTGEKPYSCSDCGKCFKTSKEVKVHQRTHTGEKPYSCSDCGKCFTTSTDLKFHQKTHTGEKPYSCSDCGKGFKTSNKLKVHQRTHTGEKPYVCSDCGTSFSQLSNLKSHERIHTGEKPYSCSDCGKCFKTSTVLTVHQRTDTGGKPYSCSDCGKSFKTSNKLKVHQRTHTGEKPYVCSDCGTSFSQLSNLKSHERKHTGEKPYSCSDCGKCFKTSTLLTVHQITHTGEKPYYCSDCVNASQHQLS; from the exons atggcatcagtgaagctggaagactgcagtcaaacactggagctgaatgtcaacattaaagatgaagaagaggaagagaagattaGGACAACTGTTAGTCATG gagaccatGTTGAGACATTCTCTACATCCAGGGAGCAACAGCAGGAAGATCAGAGAGCTAAGAGGTCTCATCTCTGCCCACATTGTGAAGAGATTTTCCCATTTCTATCAAAGCTAAAAATACacctaaaaacacacacaggagagaagccttactcctgctctgactgtggaaaatgcttcaaaacatcaaGGGTGCTAAAAcgtcatcagagaacacacacaggagagaagccatactcctgctctgactgtggaaaaagtTTTAAATCATCAAATGAGCTAAAAgctcatcagagaacacacacaggagagaagccttacgtctgctctaactgtggaactagtttctctcaactttcccacttaaaatcacatgaacgtatacatacaggagagaagccttacgtctgctctgactgtggggtgAGTTTCTCTCGTCTGGGcaccttaaaaacacaccaacgtatacacacaggagagaagccttactcctgcacTGACTGTGGAAAATACTTCACAACGTCAACTgatctaaaagttcatcagagaacacacacaggagagaagccttattcttgctctgactgtggaaaatgttttaaaacatcaaaagaggtcaaagttcatcagagaacacacacaggagagaagccttactcctgctctgactgtggaaaatgcttcacaacatcaactgatcTAAAATTTcatcagaaaacacacacaggagagaagccttactcctgctctgactgtggaaaaggttttaaaacatcaaataagcttaaagttcaccagagaacacacacaggagagaagccttatgtctgctctgactgtggaactaGTTTCTCGCAACTTTCCAACTTAaaatcacatgaacgtatacatacaggggagaagccatactcctgctctgactgtggaaaatgcttcaaaacatcaaCTGTGCTaacagttcatcagagaacagacacaggagggaagccttattcctgctctgactgtggaaaaagttttaaaacatcaaataagctcaaagttcatcagagaacacacacaggagagaagccttacgtctgctctgactgtggaactaGTTTCTCGCAACTTTCCAACTTAAAATCACATGAACGTaaacatacaggggagaagccatactcctgctctgactgtggaaaatgcttcaaaacatcaaCTTTGCTAACAGTTCATCAGattacacacacaggagagaagccttattactgctctgactgtgtaaatgcttcacaacatcaactaAGCTAA
- the LOC139412717 gene encoding zinc finger protein 135-like, translated as MNPTCLSPSTLSPNLQSLGPDCDSGAQFALQDPEMASVKLEDCSQTLELNVNIKDEEEEEEIGRSVSHGDHVETFSTSREQQQEDHRPKRSHHCPHCEEVFPYLSGLKIHLQIHTGENPYSPSDYGKRFTTSHSLTVHQSVHSGEKPFSCSDCGKSFSRLSHLKRHQSIHKGEKPYSCSDCGESFAQLGTLKKHQRIHTGEKPYFCSDCGKNFSRLDTLKTHERIHTGEKLYSCSHCGKCFTTSTELKVHQRTHTGEKPYSCSDCGVSFSRLGHLKTHESIHTGEKPYYCSDCVKFFTTSTELKVHQRTHTGEKPYSCSDCGASFSQLGNLKTHERIHTGEKPYYCSDCRKCFKTSTGLKVHQRTHTGEKPYTCSHCGVSFSRLGHLKTHERIHTREKP; from the exons ATGAACCcaacctgcctctctccttccacactgagtccaaacctacagtcactgggtcctgattgtgacagtggagcccagtttgctctgcaggatccagagatggcatcagtgaagctggaagactgcagtcaaacactggaactgaatgtcaacattaaagatgaagaagaggaagaggagattgGTAGATCTGTTAGtcatg GGGACCATGTTGAGACATTCTCCACATCCAGAGAGCAACAGCAGGAAGATCACAGACCTAAGAGGTCTCACCACTGCCCACATTGTGAGGAGGTTTTCCCATATCTATCAGGACTAAAAATACACCtacaaatacacacaggagagaatccgTATTCCCCCTCTGACTATGGGAAGAGATTCACAACATCACATTCTCTGACAGTTCACCAGAGTGTGCActctggagagaagcctttctcctgctctgactgtgggaagagtttctctcGACTGAGCCATTTAAAAAGACACCAAAGTATACAtaaaggagagaagccttactcctgctctgactgtggggagAGTTTCGCTCAACTGGGGACTTTAAAAAAACACCAACGTATTCACACAGGCGAgaagccttacttctgctctgactgtgggaagaattTCTCCCGATTGGATACcttaaaaacacatgaacgtatacatacaggagagaagcttTACTCCTGCTCTCATTGTGgcaaatgcttcacaacatcaactgagctaaaagttcatcagagaacacacacaggagagaagccttactcctgctctgactgtggggtgAGTTTCTCTCGACTGGGCCACTTAAAAACTCATGAaagtatacatacaggagagaagccttactactgctctgactgtgtgaaattcttcacaacatcaactgagctaaaagttcatcagagaacacacacaggagagaagccctactcctgctctgactgcgggGCGAGTTTCTCGCAACTGGGCAacttaaaaacacatgaacgaatacatacaggagagaagccttattacTGCTCTGACTgtagaaaatgttttaaaacatcaactgggctaaaagttcatcagagaacacacacaggagagaagccttacaccTGCTCTCACTGTGGTGTGAGTTTCTCTCGATTGGGACacttaaaaacacatgaacgtatacatacaagAGAGAAGCCTTAA